Proteins encoded in a region of the Methylocystis echinoides genome:
- a CDS encoding S1C family serine protease has product MNFWFFTRLVSVTVAALLIVAAWQSFPLVSGILLGRFAEPRTVAPRGDLAASEESAIAIFENARDSVVFITTEKRMVDPWTRSVYDVPSGSGSGFVWDGFGHAVTNNHVIAGASRAIVRLADGRGFPARLVGRAPEHDLAVLHIGIGAGRPAPISVGTIKDLRVGQNVFAIGNPFGLDWTMTTGIVSALNRELPGDGDLPIRGLIQTDAAINPGNSGGPLLDSAGRLLGVNTAIFSPSGGSAGIGFAVPVDTVNRVVPQLIARGRYAPPRLGIRFDPQVDAALARNGTPGVLVLAIDPEGVHLAPPPAHDIHCENTGNIGSNKKNAGLTGIFGKATIQAFRVIAFAIRSISPTDLKIA; this is encoded by the coding sequence TTGAACTTTTGGTTCTTCACCCGTCTGGTTTCCGTCACCGTGGCCGCGCTTCTCATCGTGGCTGCGTGGCAGAGTTTCCCGCTCGTGAGCGGGATCCTGCTCGGCCGCTTCGCCGAGCCACGCACCGTTGCGCCGAGGGGTGATCTCGCCGCGTCTGAAGAAAGTGCGATCGCGATTTTCGAGAACGCGCGAGACAGCGTTGTGTTTATCACGACGGAAAAGCGCATGGTCGATCCCTGGACGCGAAGCGTTTACGACGTGCCGAGCGGAAGCGGATCGGGATTCGTCTGGGATGGGTTTGGCCATGCGGTAACGAACAACCATGTCATCGCCGGTGCCAGCCGCGCGATCGTGCGATTGGCGGATGGTCGCGGCTTTCCCGCGCGCCTCGTCGGACGTGCACCGGAGCACGATCTGGCGGTACTGCATATCGGCATCGGCGCGGGCCGCCCGGCGCCGATATCGGTGGGGACCATCAAGGATTTGCGTGTTGGGCAGAACGTCTTCGCCATTGGCAACCCATTCGGTCTCGACTGGACGATGACGACGGGGATCGTCTCGGCCCTCAACCGCGAGTTGCCAGGCGACGGCGATCTGCCGATCCGTGGTCTGATTCAGACGGATGCGGCGATCAACCCTGGCAATTCCGGGGGGCCTCTCCTCGACAGCGCCGGCCGCCTGCTAGGTGTCAACACCGCCATTTTCAGTCCGTCTGGCGGCAGCGCCGGTATCGGATTCGCGGTGCCAGTCGACACTGTCAATCGGGTCGTGCCGCAGCTGATCGCCCGCGGTCGTTACGCGCCCCCGAGGCTCGGTATCCGATTCGATCCGCAAGTTGATGCGGCCCTCGCCCGAAACGGCACTCCGGGGGTCCTCGTGCTCGCGATCGATCCCGAAGGTGTTCATTTGGCTCCCCCGCCGGCACATGATATCCATTGCGAAAATACGGGAAATATCGGGAGTAACAAGAAAAATGCCGGCCTTACGGGAATTTTCGGGAAAGCGACCATTCAGGCATT
- a CDS encoding phosphate-starvation-inducible PsiE family protein yields MTLYEKFEQVVIFLLSAIIAVVVVASVWALLREVLNRLVLGALDTLDYSTFQVVFGMIFTVVIALEFKRSLLVATERRFGILQVRTIVLIALLAIARKFIILDLGETSPAKIAALAGAALALGAVHWLVRDQDRRDQS; encoded by the coding sequence ATGACGCTCTACGAGAAATTCGAGCAGGTCGTCATCTTCCTGCTCAGCGCCATCATCGCCGTGGTCGTGGTGGCATCTGTATGGGCGCTCCTGCGCGAGGTGCTGAACCGACTGGTTTTGGGCGCGCTCGATACGCTCGATTACAGCACGTTCCAAGTCGTCTTCGGCATGATTTTCACCGTGGTGATCGCGCTGGAGTTCAAACGGTCGCTACTGGTGGCGACTGAGCGCAGGTTCGGAATTCTGCAGGTGCGAACCATCGTCCTCATCGCGTTGCTTGCGATCGCCCGCAAGTTCATCATCCTGGATCTCGGCGAAACGAGTCCGGCCAAGATCGCGGCCCTCGCCGGAGCCGCCCTTGCCCTTGGTGCTGTCCACTGGCTGGTGCGCGATCAGGATCGTCGCGATCAATCGTGA